The following are encoded together in the Rana temporaria chromosome 12, aRanTem1.1, whole genome shotgun sequence genome:
- the CSTF1 gene encoding cleavage stimulation factor subunit 1: MFRYKITLKDRHQLYKLIISQLLYDGHHNVANGLINELKLTSGCAPSEQLLHLIKVGMENDDSTVQYAIGRSDTVAPGTGIDLEFDADVQTMSPEASEYETCYVTSHKGPCRVATYSRDGQLIATGSADASIKVLDTERMLAKSAMPIEVMMNETAQQNMENHPVIRTLYDHVDEVTCLAFHPNEQILASGSKDYTLKLFDYSKPSAKRAFKFIQEAEMLRSISFHPSGDFIIVGTQHPTLRLYDVNTFQCFVSCNPQDQHTDAICSVNYNPTANTYVTCSKDGSIKLWDGVSNRCVNTWDKAHDGAEVCSAIFSKNSKYILSSGKDSVAKLWEISTGRMLVKYTGAGLSGRQVHRTQAVFNHTEDYVLLPDERTISLCCWDSRTAERRNLLSLGHNNIVRCIVHSPTNPGFMTCSDDFRARFWYRRSTTD; encoded by the exons ATGTTCAGATACAAGATCACGCTGAAAGATCGCCACCAGCTCTACAAGCTGATCATCAGCCAGCTCCTCTACGACGGGCACCACAACGTCGCCAACGGGCTGATCAATGAGCTCAAACTGACTTCTGGGTGCGCCCCGTCTGAGCAGCTCCTCCACCTCATCAAAGTGG GTATGGAAAACGACGACAGCACCGTGCAGTACGCCATCGGCCGCTCGGACACGGTGGCCCCCGGAACCGGGATTGACCTGGAGTTCGACGCCGACGTACAGACGATGTCGCCGGAGGCCTCGGAGTACGAGACGTGCTACGTCACCTCCCACAAGGGGCCCTGCCGCGTGGCCACGTACAGCCGGGACGGTCAGCTGATCGCGACCGGCTCCGCCGATGCCTCCATCAAGGTCCTGGACACGGAGAGGATGTTGGCCAAGAGCGCAATGCCGATAGAG GTGATGATGAACGAGACCGCCCAACAGAACATGGAGAACCATCCCGTCATCCGGACTTTGTATGACCATgtggatgaagtcacgtgtctgGCGTTCCACCCAAATGAGCAGATCTTGGCTTCGGGATCCAAAGATTACACCCTGAAACTATTCGATTACTCCAAACCGTCAGCCAAAAGAGCCTTTAAGTTCATCCAG GAAGCAGAGATGTTGCGATCGATTTCGTTCCACCCGTCAGGAGACTTCATCATTGTCGGCACGCAACACCCAACCCTACGGCTTTACGACGTCAACACCTTCCAGTGCTTCGTCTCCTGCAACCCTCAGGATCAGCACACAGACGCCATCTGCTCGGTCAACTACAACCCCACCGCCAACACCTACGTCACGTGCAGCAAGGACGGCAGCATCAAGCTGTGGGACGGCGTGTCCAACCGCTGCGTCAACACATGGGACAAGGCCCACGACGGGGCCGAGGTGTGCTCGGCCATCTTCTCCAAAAACTCCAAGTACATCCTGTCCAGCGGGAAGGACTCGGTGGCCAAGCTGTGGGAGATATCCACGGGACGGATGCTGGTTAAGTATACAG GTGCCGGGCTGAGCGGACGCCAGGTTCACCGGACTCAAGCCGTGTTCAACCACACCGAAGACTACGTCCTTCTCCCCGACGAACGGACGATCAGCCTCTGCTGCTGGGACTCCAGAACGGCTGAACGCCGCAACCTCCTCTCGCTGGGTCACAACAACATCGTGCGCTGCATCGTTCACTCTCCAACCAACCCCGGATTCATGACTTGCAGCGACGACTTCCGAGCCCGCTTCTGGTACCGCCGCTCCACCACGGACTGA